A region from the Microbacterium lacus genome encodes:
- a CDS encoding LysM peptidoglycan-binding domain-containing protein, with protein sequence MAAPPRRIAANALPALAGSLAVLMTAAPAHAVQQPERSVAPIDLGALTALDRATLSSAATLRVTTTAPDTYEVQPGDTVSAIAARNGLRTADVLAINGLSASSIIYPGQTLRLIGAVTEGAPAASAPTGSAHVVSAGETISAIAARYGLSVQSVLTANGLDWSSVIYPGQSIAIPGATSPAAPPAPAAPAAPAAPETAGTYVVVSGDTISGIARQHGMSTQAVLSANGLDASSIIYPGQTLSIPVSVSPMLAAQTAPAPASSGLDAEQAGNAALIIQIGRELGIPDRGIAIALGTAMQESWLRNLDWGDRDSLGLFQQRPSSGWGTPEQVRDPARAVRVFYGGPADPNGTATRGLLDIPGWQDMSYADAAQAVQISAYPERYAQWEQPAYAWLAAHG encoded by the coding sequence ATGGCCGCGCCACCGCGGCGGATCGCTGCGAACGCCCTGCCCGCGCTCGCCGGATCGCTCGCGGTCCTCATGACAGCCGCCCCGGCGCACGCCGTGCAGCAGCCGGAGCGCTCCGTCGCACCGATCGACCTCGGTGCGCTCACGGCGCTCGACCGTGCGACCCTGTCCTCCGCGGCGACCCTCCGCGTGACGACCACCGCGCCGGACACCTACGAGGTCCAACCGGGCGACACCGTGTCGGCGATCGCCGCGCGCAACGGCCTGCGCACCGCCGACGTCCTCGCGATCAACGGCTTGTCCGCGTCGTCGATCATCTACCCCGGACAGACCCTGCGCCTGATCGGCGCGGTAACCGAGGGTGCGCCCGCCGCTTCCGCGCCGACCGGCTCCGCGCACGTCGTGAGCGCCGGCGAGACCATCAGCGCGATCGCCGCGAGGTACGGACTGTCCGTGCAGAGCGTGCTCACCGCGAACGGTCTGGACTGGTCGTCCGTGATCTACCCCGGGCAGAGCATCGCCATCCCCGGCGCAACGTCACCGGCTGCTCCGCCGGCGCCCGCGGCGCCCGCGGCTCCCGCTGCGCCGGAGACGGCCGGAACGTACGTCGTGGTGTCCGGCGACACGATCAGCGGGATCGCCCGCCAGCACGGGATGTCCACGCAGGCCGTCCTCAGTGCGAACGGGCTGGACGCCTCCTCGATCATCTACCCGGGGCAGACACTCTCCATCCCGGTCTCGGTCTCGCCGATGCTCGCCGCGCAGACGGCGCCCGCGCCCGCATCGAGCGGACTCGACGCCGAGCAGGCCGGCAACGCGGCTCTCATCATCCAGATCGGCAGGGAACTCGGCATCCCGGATCGGGGAATCGCGATCGCGCTGGGAACCGCCATGCAGGAATCGTGGCTGCGCAACCTGGACTGGGGCGATCGCGACTCGCTCGGTCTTTTCCAGCAGCGACCGAGCTCCGGTTGGGGCACACCCGAGCAGGTGCGTGACCCCGCCCGCGCGGTGCGCGTCTTCTACGGCGGCCCCGCGGATCCGAACGGAACCGCCACCCGGGGGCTTCTGGACATCCCCGGCTGGCAGGACATGTCGTACGCGGATGCCGCGCAGGCGGTCCAGATCTCGGCCTACCCCGAGCGCTACGCGCAGTGGGAACAGCCCGCGTACGCGTGGCTCGCCGCCCACGGGTGA
- a CDS encoding class II 3-deoxy-7-phosphoheptulonate synthase encodes MLQQLDTLDHWRTLPIKQQPTWYDTDAVAAVSAEIASLPPLVFAGEVDKLRVDLARAASGRAFVLQGGDCAETFAGATAEQIRNRIKTVLQMAVVLTYGAAMPVVKMGRMAGQFAKPRSSDTETRGDVTLPAYRGDIVNGFDFTEGSRRADPARLLKGYHMAASTINLIRAFTQGGFADLREVHSWNKGFAENPANQAYERLAHDIDRAIKFMEAAGADFDELRRVDFYTGHEGLLMDYERPMTRIDSRTSTPYNTSAHFLWIGERTRDLDGAHVDYFSKIRNPIGVKLGPTTTPETALALIDKLDPEREPGRLTFITRMGAGKIRDALPPLLEAVRDSGAVPLWVTDPMHGNGITTPTGYKTRRFDDVVDEVRGFFDAHRAVGTHPGGIHVELTGDDVTECLGGSEMIDEATLATRYESLCDPRLNHMQSLELAFLVAEELDKR; translated from the coding sequence ATGCTCCAGCAGCTTGACACCCTCGACCACTGGCGGACTCTTCCCATCAAGCAGCAGCCCACGTGGTACGACACCGACGCCGTGGCCGCCGTCTCGGCCGAGATCGCGTCGCTGCCTCCGCTCGTGTTCGCCGGTGAGGTCGACAAGCTCCGCGTCGACCTCGCCCGTGCGGCATCCGGTCGCGCATTCGTGCTGCAGGGCGGCGACTGCGCCGAGACGTTCGCGGGCGCGACCGCGGAGCAGATCCGCAACCGCATCAAGACCGTCCTGCAGATGGCGGTCGTCCTGACGTACGGCGCCGCGATGCCCGTCGTGAAGATGGGTCGGATGGCGGGGCAGTTCGCCAAGCCGCGCTCGAGTGACACCGAGACCCGCGGCGACGTGACGCTTCCGGCCTACCGGGGCGACATCGTCAACGGCTTCGACTTCACCGAGGGATCGCGTCGCGCGGACCCCGCGCGGCTGCTCAAGGGCTACCATATGGCCGCGTCGACGATCAATCTGATCCGGGCGTTCACACAGGGTGGTTTCGCCGACCTCCGCGAGGTGCACAGCTGGAACAAGGGGTTCGCCGAGAACCCGGCGAACCAGGCGTACGAGCGACTCGCGCACGACATCGACCGCGCCATCAAGTTCATGGAGGCGGCCGGCGCCGACTTCGATGAGCTGCGTCGCGTCGACTTCTACACCGGCCACGAGGGTCTGCTCATGGACTACGAGCGGCCGATGACGCGCATCGACTCGCGCACGTCGACGCCGTACAACACGTCCGCGCACTTCCTCTGGATCGGGGAGCGCACGCGCGACCTCGACGGCGCGCACGTGGACTACTTCTCGAAGATCCGCAACCCGATCGGCGTGAAGCTCGGCCCCACGACGACGCCCGAAACCGCTCTCGCCCTGATCGACAAGCTCGACCCCGAGCGCGAGCCCGGCCGCCTGACGTTCATCACCCGGATGGGCGCCGGCAAGATCCGCGACGCGCTGCCTCCGCTGCTGGAGGCCGTGCGCGACTCCGGAGCCGTGCCGCTGTGGGTGACCGATCCGATGCACGGCAACGGCATCACGACCCCGACCGGCTACAAGACGCGCCGGTTCGACGACGTCGTGGACGAGGTGCGCGGCTTCTTCGACGCGCATCGCGCCGTCGGCACCCACCCGGGCGGCATCCACGTCGAGCTGACCGGCGACGACGTGACGGAGTGCCTCGGGGGTTCGGAGATGATCGACGAGGCCACGCTCGCCACCCGTTACGAGAGCCTGTGCGATCCGCGACTGAATCACATGCAGTCCCTCGAGCTCGCGTTCCTCGTGGCCGAGGAGCTCGACAAGCGCTGA
- the rsmH gene encoding 16S rRNA (cytosine(1402)-N(4))-methyltransferase RsmH, which translates to MSLRDIHTPVLLERCIELLAPALERDGAVLVDATLGMGGHSEALLERFPGVHLVGLDRDQDALRIAGERLERFADRITLVHTVYDGIAAALASAGFDSADGILFDLGVSSLQLDVADRGFAYSQDAPLDMRMDQSSGPTAAYVLATYSEGELRRIFERYGEEKLAGRYARAIIAARQVAPIERSGQLVEILVAATPYAAQRAGHPAKRVFQALRIEVNGELAVLERAIPAALGTLPIGGRIVVLAYQSLEDRLVKRAFAEASASTSPAGLPVELPEHAPRFRLLVKGAELATDDERASNPRATPVRLRAAERVRADR; encoded by the coding sequence ATGAGCCTGCGCGACATCCACACCCCCGTCCTTCTCGAGCGCTGCATCGAGCTGCTCGCGCCCGCGCTCGAACGCGACGGCGCGGTCCTCGTGGACGCGACCCTCGGCATGGGGGGCCACTCCGAGGCATTGCTCGAGCGTTTCCCCGGCGTGCACCTGGTGGGATTGGACCGAGACCAGGACGCGCTGCGCATCGCCGGTGAGCGGCTGGAGCGGTTCGCGGACCGGATCACCCTCGTCCACACGGTCTACGACGGCATCGCCGCAGCTCTCGCCTCCGCCGGCTTCGACTCCGCGGACGGCATCCTGTTCGACCTCGGGGTGTCCTCGCTGCAGCTGGATGTCGCCGACCGCGGGTTCGCCTACTCCCAGGACGCTCCGCTGGACATGCGCATGGACCAGAGCAGCGGGCCGACGGCGGCCTACGTGCTCGCCACGTACAGCGAAGGCGAACTGCGGCGGATCTTCGAACGGTACGGCGAGGAGAAGCTGGCTGGACGCTACGCGCGCGCGATCATCGCGGCGCGCCAGGTCGCGCCGATCGAGCGCTCCGGGCAATTGGTCGAGATCCTCGTGGCGGCCACGCCGTATGCCGCACAGCGCGCCGGTCACCCCGCGAAGCGCGTGTTCCAGGCTCTGCGCATCGAGGTGAACGGCGAGCTCGCCGTTCTCGAACGAGCGATTCCCGCCGCTCTGGGCACCCTTCCCATCGGCGGCCGCATCGTCGTGCTGGCTTATCAGTCTCTCGAGGACCGCCTCGTGAAGCGAGCGTTCGCCGAGGCCTCGGCATCCACGTCTCCCGCGGGACTTCCCGTGGAACTGCCCGAGCACGCGCCGCGCTTCCGCCTTCTCGTGAAAGGCGCCGAGCTGGCCACGGACGACGAACGTGCCAGCAATCCGCGGGCGACCCCGGTGCGTCTGCGCGCCGCCGAACGAGTGAGGGCTGACCGATGA
- the pknB gene encoding Stk1 family PASTA domain-containing Ser/Thr kinase, which yields MSTSQQADPLIGRLVDGRYRVRARIARGGMATVYVATDLRLERRIALKVMHGHLSDDTVFQSRFIQEARAAARLADPHVVNVFDQGQDGDMAYLVMEYLPGITLRELLREQRRLTVPQTVTIMDAILSGLAAAHRAGIVHRDVKPENVLLAEDGRIKIGDFGLARATTANTASGAQLLGTIAYLAPELVTRGMADARSDIYSLGIMLYEMLVGEQPYKGEQPMQIAFQHATDSVPRPSVKNPGVPEQLDELVLWATEKSPDERPTDASVMLDRLREIERELGIAPQVARTLSAGIIREEVAGDSGDLTQVLPAAMTGPTGAVEEADNATRLRTASRRRSRRGAWLVALVLLLAGLAAGAGWWFGSGPGSLVGVPNVSGRSFAEAQTILAERGLQAVQQDVYDIDIEAGLVVGTDPPAGSRLDKDASVSVLVSQGPQPQTVQALAGVAANEARGILQAINLTVAEPDQEFFTDAAEGSVIGVSVAPRAGGDAVDCTQGCTVLEGDTATLSVSVGPVPDVSGMSVDSATVTLGDKGLTVAGTVEEPSDSFDAGSVIRLADRDGGGNWRPGESVTLVVSSGPPLFPVPNIVGMTRDEAKKTLTDAGFDFEYATLWDAVLNEITKVESQVPAAGSERAKGTVVSFRIQGAF from the coding sequence GTGAGCACGAGTCAGCAGGCCGACCCGTTGATCGGTCGTCTTGTCGACGGCCGATACCGGGTGCGCGCGCGGATCGCGCGCGGGGGCATGGCGACCGTCTACGTGGCCACGGACCTCCGCCTCGAGCGGAGGATCGCTCTGAAGGTGATGCACGGTCACCTCAGCGACGACACCGTCTTCCAGAGCAGGTTCATCCAAGAGGCCCGCGCCGCGGCGCGCCTGGCCGACCCGCATGTCGTGAACGTCTTCGACCAGGGCCAGGACGGCGACATGGCCTACCTCGTCATGGAGTACCTGCCGGGCATCACGCTGCGCGAGCTGCTGCGCGAACAGCGGCGGCTCACCGTCCCGCAGACCGTCACGATCATGGATGCGATCCTCTCCGGGCTCGCAGCCGCCCACCGCGCGGGAATCGTGCATCGCGACGTGAAGCCCGAGAACGTGCTCCTCGCGGAGGACGGCCGGATCAAGATCGGAGATTTCGGTCTCGCCCGCGCCACGACGGCGAACACCGCGAGCGGAGCGCAGCTGCTCGGCACGATCGCCTATCTCGCCCCGGAGCTCGTGACGCGCGGCATGGCCGACGCGCGCAGCGACATCTACTCGCTCGGCATCATGCTGTACGAGATGCTCGTCGGCGAGCAGCCTTACAAGGGCGAGCAGCCCATGCAGATCGCCTTTCAGCATGCGACGGATTCCGTGCCGCGGCCGAGCGTGAAGAACCCCGGCGTCCCCGAGCAGCTCGACGAGCTCGTGCTGTGGGCGACCGAGAAGAGCCCCGACGAACGACCCACCGATGCCTCGGTGATGCTCGACCGGCTCCGCGAGATCGAACGCGAACTCGGCATCGCGCCGCAGGTCGCGCGCACCTTGTCGGCCGGGATCATCCGCGAAGAGGTGGCCGGCGACTCGGGGGATCTCACGCAGGTGCTGCCCGCGGCCATGACAGGCCCGACGGGCGCGGTGGAGGAAGCCGACAACGCCACGCGCCTGCGCACCGCGTCGCGCAGACGCTCCCGGCGCGGCGCATGGCTCGTCGCCCTGGTTCTGCTGCTGGCCGGTCTGGCCGCGGGGGCCGGTTGGTGGTTCGGCTCCGGGCCCGGGTCTCTGGTCGGTGTACCGAATGTGAGCGGACGCAGCTTCGCCGAGGCGCAGACCATCCTCGCCGAGCGGGGACTGCAGGCGGTGCAGCAGGACGTCTACGACATCGACATCGAGGCCGGACTCGTCGTCGGCACCGACCCGCCGGCCGGTTCTCGGCTCGACAAGGACGCATCGGTGTCGGTGCTCGTCTCGCAAGGGCCGCAGCCGCAGACGGTGCAGGCGCTCGCCGGTGTCGCCGCGAACGAGGCGCGCGGCATCCTGCAGGCGATAAACCTGACGGTGGCCGAACCGGACCAGGAATTCTTCACGGATGCCGCCGAGGGCAGCGTGATCGGTGTGTCGGTCGCGCCCCGGGCGGGCGGCGACGCCGTCGACTGCACGCAGGGATGCACGGTGCTCGAGGGCGACACGGCGACGCTGTCAGTCTCGGTCGGCCCGGTGCCGGACGTGAGCGGTATGAGTGTGGACTCGGCGACCGTCACGCTCGGCGACAAGGGCCTCACGGTCGCCGGCACCGTCGAGGAACCCAGCGACTCGTTCGATGCAGGCAGCGTCATCCGCCTCGCCGATCGCGACGGCGGCGGAAACTGGCGTCCCGGCGAGAGCGTCACCCTCGTGGTCTCGAGCGGTCCGCCCCTGTTCCCCGTGCCCAACATCGTCGGGATGACCCGCGATGAGGCGAAGAAGACCCTGACGGACGCCGGCTTCGACTTCGAATACGCGACGCTGTGGGATGCCGTCCTCAACGAGATCACGAAGGTCGAGTCGCAGGTCCCGGCCGCGGGCAGCGAGCGCGCGAAGGGCACCGTGGTGTCGTTCCGCATCCAGGGCGCGTTCTGA
- a CDS encoding polyprenyl synthetase family protein: MSPSPDAVEAVSQRLNMFLTAQRAAAADFGPEAVLLVEAGATALEGGKRLRGRFCVAGWRAVEEAGGSSPALPDDLITVAASLEIFHAAALVHDDVIDNSDTRRGRPAAHRALEAAHRSRHWVGDAGAFGRSGAILLGDLLVAWSDDLLEEGLAAASPARASAARREYAIMRREVTIGQFLDIAEESAYVTEPDDEHAARALRVASLKSARYSIQQPLAIGAALAGADADQQAALAAFGHPVGMAFQLRDDVLGVFGDESETGKPSGDDLREGKRTVLIAYAREGLGSTARRVMDELIGDPALDAQQIASLQQTIIETGALERVEHLIADYAREGERSLSGARLGNAAVGGLRDLARAATVRTT, encoded by the coding sequence GTGTCACCCTCTCCGGATGCCGTCGAAGCTGTTTCTCAGCGTCTGAACATGTTCCTGACGGCGCAGCGCGCCGCCGCCGCCGATTTCGGGCCTGAGGCGGTACTCCTCGTCGAGGCCGGTGCGACCGCTCTGGAGGGCGGGAAGCGTCTGCGCGGCAGGTTCTGCGTCGCAGGGTGGAGGGCTGTGGAGGAGGCCGGAGGATCCTCCCCGGCGCTCCCGGATGACCTCATCACGGTCGCCGCCTCCCTGGAGATCTTCCATGCCGCCGCCCTCGTCCACGACGACGTGATCGACAACTCCGACACGCGTCGCGGGCGTCCTGCCGCCCACCGGGCGCTCGAGGCCGCGCACCGCTCGCGGCACTGGGTCGGCGACGCCGGAGCCTTCGGCAGGTCGGGAGCGATCCTGCTGGGCGACCTGCTCGTGGCCTGGAGCGATGATCTTCTCGAAGAAGGCCTGGCCGCAGCATCCCCCGCGCGCGCGTCGGCGGCGCGCAGGGAATACGCGATCATGCGGCGAGAGGTCACGATCGGCCAGTTCCTCGACATCGCCGAGGAATCCGCCTACGTCACGGAGCCCGACGACGAGCACGCGGCGCGCGCCTTGCGTGTGGCGTCGCTCAAGTCGGCCCGGTACAGCATCCAGCAGCCGCTTGCGATCGGCGCCGCGCTCGCGGGAGCGGATGCCGACCAGCAGGCGGCCCTGGCTGCTTTCGGCCATCCGGTCGGCATGGCCTTCCAGCTGCGCGACGACGTGCTGGGCGTGTTCGGCGACGAATCCGAGACGGGCAAGCCCTCCGGCGACGATCTGCGCGAGGGTAAGCGCACCGTGCTCATCGCCTACGCGCGCGAAGGCCTGGGCTCGACGGCCCGTCGGGTGATGGACGAGCTCATCGGCGATCCCGCGCTGGACGCGCAGCAGATCGCGTCGCTGCAGCAGACGATCATCGAGACGGGAGCCCTGGAGCGCGTCGAGCACCTGATCGCCGACTACGCGCGCGAAGGTGAGCGATCGCTGTCCGGCGCCCGCCTGGGCAACGCGGCCGTCGGAGGCCTGCGCGACCTCGCCCGCGCCGCGACCGTCCGCACGACCTGA
- a CDS encoding DUF3040 domain-containing protein, producing the protein MPLSEQEQRLLDEMERHLMRNDADVVSAPTDGRTLSYRNIVYGTILVLVGLGALIVGVSTQLIVVGVIGFVVMLGGVILAVTPTRGIPRGPVDIAPSAAKSRPASSFMDRMNDRWDRRREGQ; encoded by the coding sequence ATGCCACTCTCCGAACAGGAGCAGCGTCTGCTCGACGAGATGGAACGCCATCTCATGCGCAATGACGCCGATGTGGTCAGCGCGCCGACGGACGGTCGCACGCTGAGTTATCGCAACATCGTGTACGGCACGATCCTCGTGCTCGTGGGTCTCGGCGCCCTCATCGTCGGCGTCTCCACTCAGCTCATCGTCGTGGGCGTCATCGGCTTCGTCGTGATGCTCGGCGGCGTGATCCTGGCGGTCACGCCGACGCGCGGGATCCCGCGCGGACCCGTCGACATCGCGCCGTCTGCCGCGAAGTCCCGGCCCGCATCTTCGTTCATGGATCGCATGAACGATCGCTGGGACCGGCGGCGCGAGGGCCAGTAG
- the mraZ gene encoding division/cell wall cluster transcriptional repressor MraZ, with protein sequence MLLGTHTPKLDEKGRVILPAKFRDDLGAGIVITRGQERCLYVFSADEFERIHERIRETPLSNKQARDFLRMFLSGASAEKPDGQNRITIPPSLRAYAGLEKELVVTGVGAHAEIWNAEAWNAYAEGNEESYAELEQEVIPGLF encoded by the coding sequence ATGCTTCTCGGCACGCACACTCCCAAGCTCGACGAAAAAGGTCGCGTGATCCTCCCGGCGAAATTCCGCGACGACCTGGGTGCGGGAATCGTCATCACGCGCGGCCAGGAACGGTGCCTCTACGTGTTCAGCGCGGACGAATTCGAGCGGATCCACGAGCGGATCCGTGAGACGCCGCTGTCGAACAAGCAGGCGCGCGACTTCCTGCGCATGTTCCTTTCCGGAGCGAGCGCGGAGAAGCCCGACGGGCAGAACCGCATCACGATCCCGCCGTCGCTTCGGGCCTACGCCGGGCTCGAGAAGGAGCTCGTCGTCACGGGCGTCGGGGCGCACGCCGAGATCTGGAACGCGGAGGCATGGAACGCCTACGCCGAAGGAAACGAAGAGAGCTACGCCGAACTCGAGCAGGAGGTGATTCCGGGACTTTTCTAG
- a CDS encoding Rv2175c family DNA-binding protein has protein sequence MTDATPVETEWLTLADLTEILGEPLGRVRRLLDEQHLVGSRRHGALRVPSVFLMDDAPIGSLRGTLFVLHDAGFSDDEAIDWLLAPEESIGVAPIEALRAGRKSEVRRVAQALG, from the coding sequence GTGACTGACGCCACGCCTGTCGAAACCGAATGGCTGACCCTTGCCGATCTGACCGAGATCCTCGGCGAACCGCTCGGCCGGGTGCGCCGCCTCCTGGATGAGCAGCATCTGGTCGGTTCGCGACGTCACGGGGCTCTTCGCGTGCCGTCCGTCTTCCTGATGGACGATGCGCCCATCGGATCCCTCCGCGGAACACTGTTCGTGCTCCACGATGCGGGCTTCTCAGACGACGAGGCCATCGACTGGCTGCTGGCGCCGGAGGAGTCCATCGGCGTGGCGCCGATCGAGGCGCTCCGTGCCGGCCGCAAGAGCGAAGTCCGCCGCGTCGCCCAGGCGCTCGGCTGA
- a CDS encoding peptidoglycan D,D-transpeptidase FtsI family protein: MTTRSTRSPRRRTVVALAVVLAVLSGFIVRLVDIQIVNADDHIADSMQVALGASRTLYGTRGEIVDETGQTLAGSILLYDGVLDPKNAGPITRADEDGTRKVVSWPAVAAEIGAVTGQTGAEVEKIVADALAENPDSQFAYLKRGLTTEQYRALVDIGAPFLTFDSHPARTYPDGAVAGNLVGFMSVDSEPLAGIEQSANDCLQASNGSLTFQKGKDGVVIPGTEVETPAVNGGTLQLTINRDLQWYLQQLIGEQVQDMGAKRGTITVVEVETGKVRAAAEYPSVDPNDPAAAPTEDRRSHIFTDTFEPGSTFKALTGATVLDAGGQDLSSTVVASSTETFPNGARVRDAFQHEPYLYTLAGVLIDSSNAGISKFSERVSPQTRFDYLQKFGIGSGSAVGFQGEEQGLLYPVAQWDNQQLYNTSFGQGVTTTVPELVGAYDAIANDGTRMPLSIVESCTKADGTVVTPDLPEPVQVISAQTSAEMREILENVAMQASYAKQVEVPGYRIATKTGTGEKSDGSGGYKAGVYFTTMIGFAPADDPKYLVAVTLDEPTTVTSSSANAPAFQKAMTQVLKTYRVMPATTAPTLLPKFG; this comes from the coding sequence ATGACCACGAGAAGCACGCGCAGTCCTCGTCGGCGCACCGTGGTCGCTCTGGCCGTCGTCCTGGCCGTTCTCTCCGGATTCATCGTGCGACTGGTCGACATCCAGATCGTCAACGCGGACGACCACATCGCCGATTCGATGCAGGTCGCCCTCGGCGCCTCGCGGACGCTCTACGGCACTCGCGGCGAGATCGTCGACGAGACCGGGCAGACACTGGCCGGCAGCATCCTCCTCTACGACGGCGTCCTGGACCCCAAGAACGCCGGCCCGATCACCCGGGCGGACGAGGACGGCACGCGGAAGGTCGTGTCGTGGCCGGCCGTCGCCGCCGAGATCGGGGCCGTGACCGGCCAGACCGGCGCCGAGGTCGAGAAGATCGTCGCCGACGCCCTCGCCGAGAACCCGGACTCCCAGTTCGCCTACCTCAAGCGCGGTCTCACGACCGAGCAGTATCGCGCCCTGGTGGACATCGGCGCGCCGTTCCTGACCTTCGACTCCCACCCGGCGCGGACCTACCCCGACGGCGCCGTCGCCGGGAACCTGGTCGGATTCATGAGCGTGGACAGCGAGCCGCTCGCCGGAATCGAGCAGAGCGCGAACGACTGCCTTCAAGCCAGCAACGGCTCGCTCACCTTCCAGAAGGGCAAGGACGGCGTCGTCATCCCCGGTACCGAGGTGGAGACCCCTGCCGTCAACGGCGGCACGCTGCAGCTGACGATCAACCGCGACCTGCAGTGGTACCTGCAGCAGCTCATCGGCGAACAGGTGCAGGACATGGGAGCCAAGCGCGGCACGATCACCGTGGTGGAGGTGGAGACGGGGAAGGTGCGTGCGGCGGCGGAGTATCCGTCCGTCGACCCGAACGATCCGGCCGCCGCGCCGACCGAAGATCGTCGCAGCCACATCTTCACCGACACGTTCGAGCCCGGCTCGACGTTCAAGGCGCTGACCGGAGCGACCGTGCTCGATGCGGGCGGGCAGGATCTGTCGTCCACCGTGGTCGCGTCGAGCACCGAGACGTTCCCGAACGGAGCCCGGGTCCGCGACGCCTTCCAGCACGAGCCGTACCTGTACACGCTCGCGGGAGTGCTCATCGACTCCTCGAACGCGGGCATCTCCAAGTTCAGCGAGCGGGTCAGCCCGCAGACGCGCTTCGATTACCTGCAGAAGTTCGGCATCGGCTCGGGCAGCGCGGTCGGCTTCCAGGGTGAGGAGCAGGGGCTGCTCTACCCCGTGGCGCAGTGGGACAACCAGCAGCTGTACAACACGTCCTTCGGGCAGGGCGTCACGACGACGGTGCCCGAGCTGGTCGGAGCGTACGACGCGATCGCCAACGACGGGACGCGCATGCCGCTGTCGATCGTCGAGTCGTGCACGAAGGCCGACGGCACCGTCGTGACGCCGGACCTCCCCGAACCCGTCCAGGTGATCAGCGCCCAGACCTCTGCCGAGATGCGGGAGATCCTCGAGAACGTCGCGATGCAGGCGAGCTACGCGAAGCAGGTCGAGGTCCCGGGCTACCGGATCGCGACGAAGACCGGAACGGGTGAGAAATCCGACGGCAGCGGCGGCTACAAAGCCGGGGTCTACTTCACCACCATGATCGGATTCGCGCCCGCGGACGATCCCAAGTACCTCGTCGCCGTGACTCTCGACGAGCCCACTACGGTAACCTCGTCTTCGGCCAATGCGCCGGCGTTCCAGAAGGCGATGACCCAGGTCCTCAAGACCTACCGGGTCATGCCCGCGACGACGGCGCCGACGCTGCTCCCGAAGTTCGGCTGA